The Nicotiana tabacum cultivar K326 chromosome 1, ASM71507v2, whole genome shotgun sequence genome segment TAAGTTGAGAATGGACTTATGTTAACCCAATTGGTCGACATTAGCACACACGATATGAACATGTGCTACAACATTTTCTCCCTTTTCCCAAGGAGCGTATGTCTTTATCTCATAAAGAATGTTGTACAGATGATATTTAGACGCCATAAGTATCTAAATTTGAGTTTTTGATCCACAATATCATTTTTAACTCACATCTGACTCACAAAGTAAACTAGGTGAACATTTTTCACCCTAATGACCTTATGTCATTGTTTAAGCGACATTCTAATTTTAAGCGAATAGCTCTCAAATTATCCTTATGATAATTTTGCTTAAAATCATGTCTCATCTCCTCACATCACTTAGATAAGGAGGCGGTTTCCTATGTGAGAAGGCCAACCTCATGTCTACTCGACATACttaaaaaatgaacaaagaatGTACATAACattcaacaataataatatgtatgtatgtaaatCAACTTTATTGATAATCAAAGAACATCAGTTTGAGAACACgggaaaataaataacaaaataaagtatCTCAGAGTCTACGTAAGCCTTGAGACCTAGTGTGTCTCACAAATGCATCTCTAGACAAAGGCTTGGTTAATGGATCTGCTAACATATCTTTTGTAGACACATACTTCACATTTACTACCTTGCGTCTAACCATGTCCCTCGCATAGTTATACTTGATATCTATATGTTTGGTTTACAATGAAACTTTGGATCCTTGGTGGAGGATATTGCAGCCTCACTGTCACAGTAGACTAATACTGGTTCAGTATTTTCAACAATATCTAATAAGTGCTCCAAGaactttttcaaccaaacaacttCTTCTGTTGCTGATGCGAGAGCCACGTATTCGGCTTTCATCGTAGATAGTGATACACATGATTGTTTCTTGCTACTCCATGATATGGCCCCATCACTGAGTAAGAATACATATCTTGAGGTAGAATTCCTCTCGTCTAGATCTCTTCCATGGTCAGCATCACTGTATTCCACTAATCGCAGATCCTTGCCGCCTTGATAACAAAAGGCATAATCAGCAGTTCCCTTCAGATATCTCATGATCCTCTTTACTGCTTGCCAATGTGCTAAACCTGGGTTGGTCTGATATCTACTTACCAAGCCAACTGCTTGACAGATATCAGGTCTAGGGTACACCATAGCATACATTAGACTTTCGACTGTGCTTCTATAAGGAACTCGGCTCATTCTTTCTGTCTCTTCAGGAGTCTTAGGACACATCTGACTTCCCAAGTATGGCCTTTACTGATAGGAGTTTCAACTGGGCtactattttgcatattaaatcgTTCAAGAACTTTTCTAATGTAATTCTCTTGTGAGAGATACAATAGTTTCTTTGGACGATCTCTTGAAATCTTAACTCCAAGAATATATGCAGCTTCACCcatatctttcatctcaaattagGATGATAACCATGACTTTATCTCAGTTATAAACTCCTTATCATTTCCAGCTATAAGTATGTCATCTACATACAATGTTAAAATCACAAGCTTGTTTCTTGATCTATTAGTATAAACGCAATGGTCTTCATCCATCATGGTAAAACCATTGGATACAAGAACATTTTGAAAGTGTATATACCACTGCTTTGAAGATTGTTTGAGGCTATAAATAGACTTTAAAAGTCTATAAACCTTTTGTTCGTGGACCTTTTCAATGAAATACTTAGGTTCTTCCATATAGATTTCTTCATCTAGTTCTCCATTAAGAAAAGCAGTATTTACATCCATCTGATGTAATTCAAGATCCAGGCTTGCAATAATAGCTAGAACCAGGCGAACAGAGGTAAATCATATAGCAGGCGAGAAAGTCTCTTCGTAGTCTATTCCTTTCTGCTGTGTATTCCATTTCGCCACCAGTCAAGCCTTAAATCTCTCAACTGTGCCATCAGCCTTGAGCTTAATTTTGAGAACCCATTTGCTCCCAATTGCTTTGCGTCCTTCAGGGAGGTCAACTAGTTCCTAAACTTTGTTGACTCTCATAGACTCCAATTCATCTTCCATTGCTTTTGTCCATTTATCCTTATAAGGGCATGAGAGAGcctcttttacatttttaggctcATTTTATTCTTGTAGGAGCATCATAAATAGTTCTCCGCCTTCAACATCAAATCGTCGGCGAGGAATCTTTTTACGAGAACCACGCCTTACTTGTGATTCATCATTGTTCCTATTTGGATCAATGTTGCTCCCACTCAGATCAAGATCATTCATTCTGCTCCCACTTTGAACAAGATCTATGACTATCTCGCTCCCACTTGGAACAAGATCCATTTGGTCACTTCCACTAAAAGTAGAAAGATTACTCTCATTCGCATCTGATGATGAAGGAGGTCTTTGATGAGAAACTAATTCACCATCTTCTAAAATTCTCCCACTCGAATTAAGTGATCCTTGTACTTCTTGATCCATTATCTCAAATAAGATTAGGTCTTGACCTACCTCTCCCTTCTTAGGGAACTCATCCTCTAAGAATGTGACATCTCATGATTCAAACTCAGTTACACTCCCACTGTCTTACTGACCTATAAACACATAACCCTTTGAGGTTTCAGAGTATCTTATAAAGATACTTTTCTTGCCCCTCGGGCCCAATTTGCCATATTTGTGAGAGGAATCATGTGTATAGGCAGCACAACCCCAAGGTCTTAATACACTTAGGTCAGGTTGTCTTCCAGTCCATAACTCATATGAAGTGGTAGTAACTGATTTTGTTGGCACTCGGTTAAGTACAAAGGTAGCAGTAAGCAACGCATCACCTCAGTAACTAATTGGGAGGTTAGCTTGTGCCATCATTGACCTAACCATTTCTAGCAGCGTTCTGTTTCTTCTCTCCGCAACACCATTTAACATTAACAAGTATTGTtaatattaaactaattaatattgaTTTCATGCTAAATAAATTAACATAAAGCATGTGTTAAGCTAATTAACCAAAGTAATGTTAAAACAATTAACATTTCAAGCATGTTAAATAAATTAACATTTTAAagcatgttaaacaaattaacaaataaatttaatgttaaacaaattaacattTCAAatatgttaaacaaattaacaaataaatttaatattaaaCAAATTAACATTTCAAGCAATTGGGATAATAAAACAATTATAGTTTCATTAAAAGAATACAAATACTAAATTTATATTCTAAAAATTAAGTCCATACGACTAATTTTATAGtctgaaatttatttttttcttaaacaaaataatagaaCTAAGTTTAAATACTATTTAGGCCATTAATCCAAAATAATATAGCAAAACTTTTAAAATGGGCCATAACCCAAATTCTTAAAAACTCAGCTCATttcagaaattgaagaaatcccttccttttttttttttttaaacaaatcgAATTGAGCCTTTAGCCCAATCTGAAGATCTGCccattttaaaaagtaaaaattgtACGGGCGCCCTATTTAGTCGCCTCCATTTAATCTatactcatttttttttaaaaattttcaacttgtacccactttttaaacaatttcagctccctttctcctcccttttcctccttcattttctttttacttcttctgCAACGATGACTTCAACATTGCTCTCTTTGATTAATGAAGCTAAATCAAATATACCGAAGAAGAGTACTACTGCTGTGATATCTTACAAGCGACGAGGACAATTAATGTCAGCAATTTAGCAGCGTGTGTTGTGTTCTCTTTAGATAAAGTAGCATTCTTGTTTCTTTATCTGCTGGAAAAATCAGCCAACAATATGTCTGCCAAATCCAAGTAAGTCCCCATGAATCTGATATGGGTTATTTTTGTTGATCTTAAATCATGTAACTGCTTTTTGTGCTTGAATGCCTTGTTGCATTCTGGATCATCTAAAACTTGGTCTGATTTTCGCCTCTTTCTTCCTAATGCTGTTAAAAAGCAAAAAAGATAGATTGGCTAACTGTATTTTGATAAAAGGTTTCCAACTTCAGCTTGGATCCTTCTAAATTTCtaagtttcccagttacaacacaaaaacttcaactctagagctgaaacttcctagttacaacacaaaaacttcagctctagagctgaagttcgatagttaaaaaacaaaaacttcagctctagagctgaagcttacacaaacaaaaacttcgccagttacaaacaaaaacttcagctctagagctgaagttcgacagttacaaaacaaaaacttcagctctagagctgaagtttcccagttacaacacaaaaacttcagctctagagctgaagttcgatagttaaaaaacaaaaacttcagctctagagttgaagcttacaaacaaaaacttcgctagttacaaacaaaaacttcgatagttacaaaacaaaaacttcaactctagagctgaacttcaggcccggctactagaatgctgaagttttgcgcgattgtctttgctacttcagccccgtatgctaaagttatgcgaaaaagcacTTGCactttttttgcaaagcgggcacaagtgaAAACGTGACataaaaagcgggtatagatgcaaatgcccctttTAAAAAAAACTCTAAAACACATGTTCTTTATTTACCTGGCAACCCATTAAACATTTAAAACAAGAGAGGAGTAAAACCCTAATTCCTCTTAGTTTCTCCTCCATGTTTTAGAGACTTCTGCCTTGGAGAAAAATTTTAGTTTCTATtcccttcttcttcctttttttttgttttttaattactAAAATAATTGAAGCATTCTATAGGGTTTTTAAGAGAGAAACATGTTTCTGTCGCCGTTAGCCGCTAGAGTACTAATCTCCAAACAATTAAGCCAATTATGGTGGTGGCACTAATTGGTCTTTGACAGCAATGACTCACGTTACCAACCAGAGGAAGAAGCACTACTTTGTGAAGAAAGCAAGGAGGTGTGCTACCAAACCCTAAATCATAAGTATCAGGAATTTTACAGTGCAAAGATGGCGGAGGAAATTACACAATGCCTTCATAAATTTATTTTAACGGAGGAAGAAAGGAGGTTGTGGCAATAGAGTTTCCAGATATTCAGGCAAGCATGAAAGAATGTGAAGTAAGTCTTCTTGGTAAGGTAATCTCTGACAGAAAATGAATTTTCATGGAATTAGGAATGCTATGACTCTGGCTTGGGGAAACCCTATAGGATTACAGATTAAAGAAATCAAATGGAATTTTTTCCAGTTCATCTTCAAAGACAAGGAAAGTTTAGATAAAGTTAAACTTGGTACTCCATGGTTATATGATAGATACCTCCTCAATATTCATCCTTGGGAACCAGGATTAAAGAGTGACTCTCCAATTTTTAACGAGAGTAATATATGGGTTCAAGTTTGGAACATTCCTTTACACCGGATGTCAAAGGATGTTGGTCGAAAAATAGGGCATGCTTTAGAAGGTATCATAGATATTCTCATTCCCGAAAATGGAAGTAAATAGGGTCAGTATATGAGGCTTAAAGTCAAGATTAATATTAATAAGCCGCTGCTTAGAGGGAAATGGATCAAGCTAGGCTTTGAAACTATATAGGTTGAATTGAGATATGAAAATCTACCTTATGTTTGTTACTATTATGGTGTGCTAGAACATAATGATAAAACCTGTATCCAGAGGGAACAAGATTTACGATCAGGAAATCTTAGAAGCGACCAATTCAGTACATGACTACTAGCAGAGAACAATGCATCTTTCTCGGAAAGTCAAAAGCGTCAAGATTTTAATAATGATATAGCGGGGGATACAATGATGAGAAATCGTAACTATAAATTAGTTGAGGAGAAAAGAGCTATAGGAACCAGGGAAGATTTGCAACATATGGAAGATGATGGGGACTTGATGGATATGCAGGATGGTATAGAGAAAGAGAATGCCCAGGTGGAGCAAAATGGATTACAGGGGAAGGAAGTTATGGATTTGCAAGCCAATGACGATGATAATTTGAATGACAAAGAGGAATTGACAAAATAAAGATACTGGCCAACTCCACTCGAATACTTTGCAAAAAACTAAACTTCCAGTATATTCATATTCGCAATCACTTTTGAAAGGATAGGGAGATATTTCAAGAAACCTTCATCATGCTGGGATTATACCAGGTAAAGGGTTAGTTGTTGATATTTGTATACATGAGTTTGGGAAAGAAGACAAA includes the following:
- the LOC142164818 gene encoding secreted RxLR effector protein 161-like, with the protein product MCPKTPEETERMSRVPYRSTVESLMYAMVYPRPDICQAVGLVSRYQTNPGLAHWQAVKRIMRYLKGTADYAFCYQGGKDLRLVEYSDADHGRDLDERNSTSRYVFLLSDGAISWSSKKQSCVSLSTMKAEYVALASATEEVVWLKKFLEHLLDIVENTEPVLVYCDSEAAISSTKDPKFHCKPNI